Part of the Leptolyngbya sp. BL0902 genome, GGGCGGGCTCTGGCCTGACCGATGAAGCCTATCAGGAGGCGGGGGCCACCCTCGTGGAGGATGCCGCTGAAGCCTGGGCGCAGGAATTGGTGGTGAAGGTCAAGGAGCCTCAGCCCTCAGAATATGCCTACTTTCGGCCCGATTTGATTTTATTTACCTATCTGCACCTCGCCGCAGAGCGTGCCCTCACCGAAGCCTTGATCCAGAGTGGGATTCAGGCGGCTATTGCCTACGAAACCGTGACTACGGGCGACGGTCGGCTGCCGCTACTCACCCCCATGAGCGTGATTGCCGGACGGCTTTCGGTGCAGTTTGGGGCGCGTTATTTAGAACGACAGCAGGGCGGTCGGGGGCTGCTGTTGGGAGGTATTCCTGGGGTGGCCGCCGGGTGCGTGGTGATTTTGGGCGGCGGCGTTGTGGGCACCGAAGCGGCTAAAATTGCCGTCGGCATAGGAGCTAGGGTGCAGATTCTCGATATCAACGTTGACCGTCTGGCCTACCTAGAAACCCTATTCGGCTCGCGGGTGGAACTGCTCTACAGCAGCCCCCTCCGCATCGAAACCTCAGTTCCCCAGGCAGACTTGCTGATCGGGGCCGTACTGGTGCCGGGGCGCAAGGCTCCGGTGCTAGTCTCCAAAGAACTGGTGGCCGAAATGAGGCCCGGTTCGGTGATTGTGGATGTGGATGTAGACCAGGGCGGCTGTATCGAAACCCTGCGGCCCACCTCCCATAGCCAGCCTACCTACCTTGAGTCCGGCGTCGTTCACTTTGGCGTGACCAATATTCCCGGTGCGGTACCCTGGACGGCGACCCAAGCCCTCAATAATGCCACCGCCCCCTACGTCCTCAAACTGGCCAACCAGGGGATGGGCGCATTGATTACCGATGCGGGCCTGAAGGCGGGCCTGAATGTGGCCAAGGGGCGGCTGGTGCATCCGGCGGTGCAGGGCGTCTTCCCTGATCTGGTGACGCTGTAGCCCATTGACCGTGGCGAAGGGATCGGGTTTGATCTGTGGCTCAGGCGGTGACGTCGTGGCTCGATGAACGGAGGATTGACGAGGGCGAAGCTTAAACTTTCCTGGATAAATCCGTGAAATTGGGCTGAGGCTCTATAGTCAAATAACCCGTGAAAGTCAGCTTGTTGGCCGTTTTTAGGGATGGCTGAACGTTCCCCATGGTAGACCCTGATTTGACCGGGCTATCCCTGCTCAATCGAGGGTTTTACGATGACTCAGGTGCTGATTAAAGGCGGGCGCATTGTCACCGCCGTAGATGACTATGTCGGCGATATTTTGGTGCAGGAGGGCCGCATTGAAGCGATTGGTCGCAGCCTTGCCGCCGAAAATGCCGAAGTCCATGACGCCACTGGGCTGATGGTGTTTCCGGGCGGCATTGATGCCCACGTCCACATGGAAACGCCCATGGGCAACGATGTCTACACCTGCGATACCTTCGAGTCGGGCACCAAGTCAGCGGCCTTTGGCGGCACCACCACCATCATCGACTTTGCCCAACAGTTCCATCACGACAGCCCCAAGGCGGCGCTGGATCGACGGCTGGCGGCGGCGGAACCCCAGTGCTCGGTAGACTATGCTTTCCATGTCATTTTGACCGACGTCAACCGCGATTCCCTGGCGGAACTGCCGGACTTGATCAACCAGGACGGCGTTTCCAGCTACAAACTCTACATGGCCTATCCCGGTGTGTTGATGGTGGACGATGCAGCCATTTTCAAAACCATGCGCCAGGTGGGAGGGCACGGCGGCATGGCCATCCTCCATGCAGAAAACGGCCTTGTGATTCAAGCCCTGATCGACGAAGCCCTCGAACAGGGCCACACCTCGCCCCAGTATCACCAGCTCACCCGCCCCCGGCTGATGGAGGGGGAAGCGGCCCATCGCGTGATTCGCATTGCCGAACTGGCGGAGGTGCCCTCCTATATTGTGCACCTGTCGGCCAAGGAAGCCCTGGATGCGGTGGTAGAAGCGCGGGATCGCGGCGTCCATGCCTTTGCCGAAACCTGCCCCCACTACCTGTTTTTGGATCAGTCCGAATACGACGCCCCCGGCTTTGAAGCGGCCAAGTATGTGATGACGCCGCCCCTGCGCGACCACGACTGCCAACACGCTCTCTGGCGTGGCCTTCAGTTCGACGACCTACAACTCGTCGCCACCGACCACTGCCCCTTCTGCATGAACGAGAATCCGCTGGGAATCCTCAAATCCAAACAGTTTGGCCGCGATAACTTCAACCGCATCCCCAACGGTGCCCCAGGGGTAGAACTGCGGCTGATGCTGCTCTACGATGGCGGCGTGCGGGCCGGACGGATTAACCTCAACCGCTTTGTGCAACTGACCGCCACGGCCCCCGCCAAAATGTTTGGCCTGTTTCCGCGTAAGGGCACCATTGCCGTGGGCAGCGACGCCGATCTCGTGCTGTTTGACCCCAACGAAACCCACACCCTCAGCGCCAGCACCCACCATTCCCTGGTGGATTACTCCCTGTTTGAGGGACGCGAGGTAACAGGCAAGGTGAAAAAAGTGTTCCTGCGCGGCCATTGCATTGTAGACGGCGACCAGTGGCTCGGTCGCCCCGGCATGGGCCAATACCAGCGACGCGGAGCCTCTGGCCGTGTGCTGTAATGCTCCAACGCTCTAGGCCATCATCCTAGGCCATAAGCCAACGACTTCCCTAGATCCCCTGGCTCACAAAACAGGATCTAGGGAAGCCCCAGCGTGCGGATGGTGGCGAACTTGGCCTAGCTGCCTGAACTGGCCTACTTCATCTTTTGCTTGATGAAAGCCAACACCTTAGCCAGTTGCCCCTTCAGTTGGGTGACTTCAGCCTGGAGCTGCTTCACCTCCGTTTGCAAGGCCGCAAAGGCTTCGGGACTCACTCCCCCACCAGCCGCCGCTGGGGCCGGGGCCGGGGCCGCTGGCGGGGCCGCTGGGGCTGGGGCCGCAGCGGGCACATTGCGGCGAGGTTTGCGGGCCTTGACCATGGCGGCTTTGATGGCTTCAATCAGTTCCTTTTGCTCAAAGGGCTTCTG contains:
- the ald gene encoding alanine dehydrogenase; translation: MRIGLPQEIKDQEFRVGLTPATVYTLCQQGHEVVVQSGAGAGSGLTDEAYQEAGATLVEDAAEAWAQELVVKVKEPQPSEYAYFRPDLILFTYLHLAAERALTEALIQSGIQAAIAYETVTTGDGRLPLLTPMSVIAGRLSVQFGARYLERQQGGRGLLLGGIPGVAAGCVVILGGGVVGTEAAKIAVGIGARVQILDINVDRLAYLETLFGSRVELLYSSPLRIETSVPQADLLIGAVLVPGRKAPVLVSKELVAEMRPGSVIVDVDVDQGGCIETLRPTSHSQPTYLESGVVHFGVTNIPGAVPWTATQALNNATAPYVLKLANQGMGALITDAGLKAGLNVAKGRLVHPAVQGVFPDLVTL
- the hydA gene encoding dihydropyrimidinase, with the protein product MTQVLIKGGRIVTAVDDYVGDILVQEGRIEAIGRSLAAENAEVHDATGLMVFPGGIDAHVHMETPMGNDVYTCDTFESGTKSAAFGGTTTIIDFAQQFHHDSPKAALDRRLAAAEPQCSVDYAFHVILTDVNRDSLAELPDLINQDGVSSYKLYMAYPGVLMVDDAAIFKTMRQVGGHGGMAILHAENGLVIQALIDEALEQGHTSPQYHQLTRPRLMEGEAAHRVIRIAELAEVPSYIVHLSAKEALDAVVEARDRGVHAFAETCPHYLFLDQSEYDAPGFEAAKYVMTPPLRDHDCQHALWRGLQFDDLQLVATDHCPFCMNENPLGILKSKQFGRDNFNRIPNGAPGVELRLMLLYDGGVRAGRINLNRFVQLTATAPAKMFGLFPRKGTIAVGSDADLVLFDPNETHTLSASTHHSLVDYSLFEGREVTGKVKKVFLRGHCIVDGDQWLGRPGMGQYQRRGASGRVL